A stretch of DNA from Candidatus Neptunochlamydia vexilliferae:
AAGAGGAAGATCGTGTGTTTTTCTACTACATACTCATTTGGTCTTTGTTACAAAGTATCGAAAGAGGGTCTTCACGAAAAGGGTTCTTAAGGAGCTAAGAGAAATCTTCCAAAAGGTCTGCCAAGATTTTCAAGCAGAGCTTATAGAATTTGAAGGAGAGTACGATCATGTACATCTACTTATTAACTACCCTCCAAAGGTTGCTATCTCTAACTTAGTTAACTCTTTAAAAGGCGTTTCTTCCCGGCTTATTCGAAAAAAAGGATATCCTTCAGTTCAAAAGGCATTATGGGGCAATAACTTTTGGTCCCCAAGTTATTTTGCTGGTAGTTGCGGAGGAGCTCCTATCTCAATAATCAGGCAATATATCGAAAACCAGCAAAAACCAATAGAATGAGTATTTTGCGCCTTTCATCTCGGCCCTAAAGGACCGAGTTTTTCGGCGCAGCTGATAAATTCTATTTGGAACAAACTCCCTGACTATAAAACCGTGAGTATGATTGCAGGAGCAACTGCTGGCTATACCCTGCTAGCCGGATTCCTTTCAGAAAAATGCCTTGAGAGCACAAACCCTATTCGCAAGTTTCTATGTGATACCAATGAAAAAGACAGTAACAACAAAAGTATGCCAAATGCTGTCCTTATTGCTGGGTTTCTAGTAGTCATCTGTTCTGCATCTGCAACCTATGGAGCAATCAAAAACACTTATACCTGGATTAAATCTTAGCTTTTTTCAATCTTGCTTAGGACCGCGCCCCCTATTCCTAGTAGAAGCGCAGCACCCGTGATGAGCGCCCCTAGGTAAGGAATCGGTGTTAGGATAAAGTAAATGATCAATGCAAAGGTAAAGTAGAGCTTCTGGTGCTTCTTAAAAGCAAGGCGGCGGAAGATATGGGTCGATAGCCAAAAGATCGATAAGATCTTGGCGGTATAAAAACCAACCACGGTCAGTGATAAGAGAGTAAGGGCAAAGGGAACCCCTAAGATCGTAATGATCAGTGCAAGCATGATGATCGGAAGGAGAATAATGAGAACAGCTCCAGCAACCAGAGACTGGAATGGTTTTTCATCAAGGGTTTTAACCGTCCGCTCCACTCGTTGAGGAAAGTAGCGGAAGAGGATAAGCCCGATCACTAAGCTATAGATAAAGTTCATCAAAAGGGCGGCAAACTTGGAGCCGAGCTTGATCCGCTTCATCCATTTGCTATGAAAAAAGTTATAGAAAAATGAGGGGTGGTGGGTGACTCCTTCCGTGACCACCGCGTTGGGGTCGATCCGAGCCGTTTTATTGCTCCAGTACTCAAGGGGGCCATCGATTTTTGCTTTCGAAGTGAGGCGGAGCTGCCCCACATAGGCAGAGACCTTGCCACCGACCTGACCCGAAATCCGGACACTTGAGGTATAGAGGTTCACATCATTTCCAACGCGGGATTCGAGGTCCGTATTTCCCGAAACAACAACGGCATTCCGCCCAATAAACCCGGCAGGACTCATGTCAATTGTCGCAGTGACCGCGGTGAGGTTTCTTCCGATCGTTCCAGTAATGAGCGCCTGCCCTGCCAAAACGCGGACATCATTGGCGATATTCCCTGAAATCTCAATACTCCCCGCTGCCACGAGAACATCTCCATTGACATTCCCATCGATAAAGACCTGCCCTCCGAGAACATAAAGATCGCCATTGACCGTCCCTGAGATTTCAACGGTCCGCCCACGGACAAAATAGTCGTTATTCACCGTCACATTGCTCGGCAAAACAACGATGTCTGATTCTTCATCATCTTGAGCAAATAATGTTCCAAAGAAAAGAATGACTAACAAGAAACTGCGTAAAACCACTTTGCCTGCTTCCGCTTTTTAAAGAGTTGCATCTGCCGAGCAACTGCTTTTTCGATCACAGTCTCGCACAACGCGATTTCTTTTTCACCCCTATTTTTTTGCGCCATCACTCCAATCTGATCGATATTGTACAGCTTAAGCCGGGGGTGGTTGGCAAGTGCAGGATCGATGTTGCGAGGAACACTTAGGTCAAAAAGGAGGGTTTCTTTAGCCCCTTCCTTTTTTTCAAGGACATACCCATCATGATAAGTTCCGCAAACCACCACATCAAAATCATCCCACCTCTCTAACACTTCCCATCCTGTGGTCACGACATGGAAAACATTGCCCTCTGTTCGGGTGCAGAGAGTGAGATCTCTAGCCCCTTTATAATGAAAATAAGAAATCAACTTCCGGTTGATCGATGAATTACCGACAAATAGACATCGACTGTTTTCTAAGGTGCGTCCCTGCCACTCTACAATGGAGTGGATCGCATGGGGAAGGAGGGCCCCTTTTTTGCTTAATAAAAAAGAGCTCCGCATCTCCTTTCCAATCTTGAGCCCCTTTTGAAACAGGTAGTGGAGCTCGTGGGAAAGTTTTTCTTTTTGCCGGGCATTTTCATAGGCAAGCTTAACCTGCCGCTGAATATCACTTTCTCCAAAAATGGCGCTATCGATCCCTGAGATGACCCGGCTCAAATGATTAAAACAATCGGGACCAAAGTAAGAGTAAAGGGCATGGAGCCCCACCCCTTTCAGGCGGTCCAAAATAGCGCTATGCCTTTCTGCCAAGGGTCCCCCACTAAAGTAAAGCTCTGTCCGATTACAGGTCGAAAGAAGAACCCCATCTTTGGGACCAAACTCAGCCTGAAAAAGGCGAGCGAGTTTTTCCCGAAGAGCAAGTGAAGAAGACTTGTGATTAATACCAATGATGCCAACTTGCATGCGCCGATCCTTTGCTAAAAAAATGTATATAGCGGATGGGTGTTAACTAGTCAAAATTAAATAAGTGCGACGCGTCGCACTTATTTAATCAACAAAGAGATGTTTTCGGATAAGGGGATCATCGAACCCCTTTCCTCTTAAGAAACGGTAGAGGCGCTGCTTCACCTTGATGTCGTGAAGATCGGCGCTGCGCGTTTTTTTCTCAATCCAATTTTGGATGGCTACGCTTTGCTCGTCATCAGAAACCTGCACCATTTCTTTTAAATCAGGCGATTTTTGGCTGAGCTTAAAGGCAATCATCTGAGGCCCAAACCCTCTCTTCTTCTGACGCTCGATAAAGAGCCTTCCCTCTTTTTTGTCGTTGATATAGCCCCTTTCCTCACACTCGTCAAGGATGGCCTTGATCGCTTCGGAATCGATCTTATAGGTTTTGAGCTTCTTGGTCAGCTCCGATCTCATATACCCCTTAAGAGAGAGCCATTTATAGACGAGACCACGGGCAAGTTTGATGTCGATCTTTAAGAGTAAGTCACTTAGCTCTTTTTTGCTCGAAGCGCGAAGGATTTCTCTTAAGTGGTTCTTATAGAGTCGCCTATGCACTTCCTTGACCACCTCGTCACCGAGGGTGATTTCGCTAAACCTTTTATTATCAACGACTTTTATTTCCATAAAAAACTTGTCTATTTCACCAATATGTGGTATAATAGACGTAAGGGGATATTATGGTCGAGAGAGTTAATGAAATTTCAGCAATTCCCGCTGAAGATTTAATAATTTAAAAGATGAGTTTTTAATATCTAAGAAATGTGGAAGTATTTCATATAAAATTAAAAAAAACTATTTTTTGCTTTCTTTGTGCAATCAGAAAAAGCGAATACAGCAAATCAGAATCCATAGACAAAACCGATATTTATATATTTCAAAATTTACGAAAAAGAGTTTTCTGCGCCTCTATGGAAATTTTCTTCAGTGGGAATTGCTGAGATCACTAACGATAAAGAGGTCGAAAAGCGACTGGAAGAATCAACAGGTTACTTGACAAGCTAGATCTTTCTCTTTAGGTTAAGGGAAAGGAGTGTGTCATGGGTGGTGTTTCAGGTCCAGGAGGCGTCGATCCGAGCAAAGGGAAGCCTACCAATCAAGGAGACATGCCCAAGCAGGTGCAGACGGGGCTCGAAAAAAGCTACACGGCCAAAAAAGCGCCGGGGTTTGCAAAATGGTTAAACCTCTGGTTCCCAGGGGGGGTGACTCCTGAGATGGTCAGCGCTTTTGAGCGAAACGTCATGACCATGATCTCAGCGAGCTTAAAACGGTCTAAAGCCCAGCATAAAAGGATCGAAGAAGAGATCAAAAGGCGGATCAACAAGGGGTGAAATTATCTCCCACTTCTGGTATCATTTAGTTCATGATGAAAAATTTAGTTGTCAAAGACCTCAATAGCCAAAGCGCTATGGGTGAGGAAGAAAGGGAATCTGGTGAAGCCGCAGCTGCCCATCGGCCTCAAAAATTGCTGTGTATTGAGGTCAAAGAGAAAAAACGGCTTGATAAGCTTCTCGCTGAGCATTTTCCGACCCATTCGCGGAGCTATTTCCAGCAATTGATCGAAAAAGGGGCTGTCAAGCGGAATGGCCAAGCGGTCAAAAAACGGGAAGTCCCCTCCGTTGGTGACACGATTCAAGTAGAATTTTTAAAGCCGGCAGAGATCGAGCTTCAAAAAGAGGCAATCCCTCTTGAGATTCTCTATGAGGATGAGGCCATTCTTTGCATCAATAAGCCTCCGGGGATGGTTGTCCACCCTGCTCCCGGCCACCACAGCGGCACCTTCGTAAACGCCCTCCTCCACCATTGTGATATCACCTCTTCGGAAGATCTCCGCCCGGGGATTGTCCACCGTCTCGATAAGGAAACCTCTGGGATCCTTCTCGCAGCAAAAACCCCCGAAGCTCACCAGAAGTTAAGAGAGGCTTTTTCTTCTAGAGAAGTGGAGAAAGAGTACCTTGCAATCACCCTTGGCAAACCGGGTTGTGAAGTGATCGATGCCTCCATTGGACGCCACCCCACCAAGCGGAAGGAGATGGCCATCTCTGAAAAGGGACGCCATGCGACAACTTTACTAGAAGTACTCGAGGGAGAGGGAGAGTTTGCCCTGGTGCGGGCAAGGCCCATTACGGGACGGACCCACCAAATCCGCGTCCACCTCAAACACCTAGGGACCCCCGTTATGGGCGATAAGGTCTACGGCCCTGAAAAACTAAGCCGCAAACTAGGGGTGACTCGCCACCTCCTCCATGCGCACCGCCTCACCTTTTCCCACCCTCTTACAGGGGAAAAAATGGTGATCAAAGCCCCTCTTCCAGAAGATTTTAAAAAATCTAGATTAATATCTTCTCTTGATGTAGAATGAATAGCAGCGAAAGCTATCATTAACCAAGGATCGAACCATGAAAGAATTTGTTGAGTACATCGTTAAAAATCTCGTAGACAATCCGGATAAAGTCAAGATCAATGAAATCGGCGGCACCCACACCCTCATCATTGAACTGAGTGTTGAAAAAGCCGATATTGGAAAAATTATTGGGAAGAAAGGAAAGACCATTAATGCGATTCGGACCCTTCTGATGTCTGTTGCGAGCCGCAATGGCATCCGTGTTAACCTTGAAATCCTCGAAGAGGGAGGAGAAAAAGTCTCCGAAGAGGGATAAGGTTCCCCCCCCAGAAAACGTAAAAAAAGGCATCCTAATTAGGATGCCTTTTTTTATTCTGCGACACAAAGTGACAAATTTTAATAGATCGCGCTGTTAAAGACTGATTCGACGGCACGATCTGCTGATTTTTAATAGATCGTGCCGTACAATGGGGCTGTTGAGAAAGTCGCTTTCCCTAGATTTTGCGATGATTTTCGAGAGAAAATCGAAAGTTTGAAAATCAACATATGCCTAAGTATAGGAGGTTTGCAAACTTTCTATTTTTTCCGGAAAACGCGCGAAAGATGGGGGAATGGACTTTTTCAACAGCCCCATAATACGTGTACTCAACCTGAAGGAGTGGTATTGAGGAAAGGGTTTGGCAGGAAGAAAATTATTCCGCGAGGCGTGGGAGGTAAGGAGCAATCATCGCCTTCCGAGAGTTCAGGCCGCCCGCGTTGTAGCGGAGAACGGCGATCGGAAGATCGGGTCCCCCCTTGGGAAAGTGGTGCTCGATCGGAAGGAAGCTCTCTTTAAAGATTTGGGAGAGCTCGCGCGCGTTATTCCCATAGAGGTCGAGCTCTAAGTGAAGCTTTTGAACAGCGGGCGATCCTTTAAAGCCGCTGAGGAAGAGCTTGAGTTTTTCTACAGCAAGCTCGGTATGGGGAATCCAAAACCACATCTCATCTTGATGGTCGTAGCTGATTTTTCCTCCCTTAAAAAGCTCTTCGGCACTGGCCACGGTTGAAGTGGCATGAAGGTGGAGCATAATCTCTCTGTTGTTAGCATAGATATTGAGCGCTTTCTCATACCACCGCTTTTGAAGCTCGGGAGCGACCTTCTTAAAGGTAGCATAGTTGCGGGCAAAGATCTTGGTTTGTCCCACCCGGTTGCAGTAATTGAGGATCTTCGTGTCGGTGAAGATATTGGAAGGCGCCCCTTTAAGACACTTCTCAAAGTTCTCGTCGACCCCTTGCTCTTTATGTTTATAAACCTTGCTATAGAGGGAATAAAAATCTTTGTTTTGAAGGAGACGCTCGGCCGCCTTTGCGGTAAAGGCTTCGTCTTCTTTGATGTCGTCGAAGTTAACGATCTCTACCTCTTTTTTCACGATGAGCGATTTAAGACGGTTGAGAAGGGAGGCCATACACTCCACATCGATCCGGGAAACTTTTGTAAGCAGGTCGGTGTCATCTAAAATGGCGTAGATAAAGTGGAGATACTCGACCATTTCTCTTCGGGGAGAGACGTAGTGGGCTCCTTTGCTGCAGAGCACTTTTTTCTTCTGGAGAAGGCGCTGGTAAATCCGGATATTTTGGACGGTATCGAGCTTTTTCTCCATCTCTTTAAGCTGGGCATTGACCTCTTTTTCAGTCATCCCCCCCAGGCCATACTGGTCATTGATGGTAAAGGCCAGCTCGGCAACAATCGCGTTGGATGATTGCACATCGCTAATAACCGCTTTAGGAGGAGAGTCGGTTTGAAGGGCACTTTTGTGATGGTCAATGACGCTAATCACTTGGAGGTAGGAGGGAATTTTCATCTCTTCGCGGTTACAAAAGTCACGTAGGGAGACGGTTCCCAAAACATCTTGCTGAAGATCGGCGGCATGGACCACCCCGATGGGGATCTGCCGTCCTTCAAGATCGGTCTGGTTAACGGTCATGTAAGAGTAATTCCCAATCTTAGAGCGGATCTCTTCAAGGTCTGTCCGATGGGTGAGATATTGAGGTATAAAGCCAAAGACATCGGTCTTAATCCGGAAGGCAATGTCGAGGCGGTCGACATGTTTCCGCACACTTGTAAAGGCCTCGGAAAGCATTTTCACAAGGACTTCGAGCTGATTGAAGATGAGGGGGCGGTTTTCAGTAAGGACGCCGGCACTATCGAAAAGCTCCGACTTCAAGAGCGATTTGAGCCACGCAATGATTTCGGTAAAGTTGACAATTCCCACTTTTTCAATGGAGCGGGCAAACTGTTCAAAGTCAGCTTCAATCCCCTTGCTCACTTGAAGGACTTTCACGAGATAGTCATTGACGAACTGGAGCTGGTGAGGGGGGAGCTCTTTGGCTGGAGCACACTCGCTGATCTTCATCTTGAGAAGCCCCTTGACCACTTTTGAAATGTGATCGACGGTGAGCCTTTCTTCCGAAAAGCAGGAGATGAGCTGAATGTGGAGGTTCGACTCGAACCACATGAGGCAGTTATTGAGTGATAGGATGACCTGTCTCACCCCTTCGACATCGATCGTTCGCCAATCTCCGAGGTAGTACCCCTCCTTGTCGATGAGAA
This window harbors:
- the tnpA gene encoding IS200/IS605 family transposase, which encodes RGRSCVFLLHTHLVFVTKYRKRVFTKRVLKELREIFQKVCQDFQAELIEFEGEYDHVHLLINYPPKVAISNLVNSLKGVSSRLIRKKGYPSVQKALWGNNFWSPSYFAGSCGGAPISIIRQYIENQQKPIE
- a CDS encoding polymer-forming cytoskeletal protein, which codes for MLVILFFGTLFAQDDEESDIVVLPSNVTVNNDYFVRGRTVEISGTVNGDLYVLGGQVFIDGNVNGDVLVAAGSIEISGNIANDVRVLAGQALITGTIGRNLTAVTATIDMSPAGFIGRNAVVVSGNTDLESRVGNDVNLYTSSVRISGQVGGKVSAYVGQLRLTSKAKIDGPLEYWSNKTARIDPNAVVTEGVTHHPSFFYNFFHSKWMKRIKLGSKFAALLMNFIYSLVIGLILFRYFPQRVERTVKTLDEKPFQSLVAGAVLIILLPIIMLALIITILGVPFALTLLSLTVVGFYTAKILSIFWLSTHIFRRLAFKKHQKLYFTFALIIYFILTPIPYLGALITGAALLLGIGGAVLSKIEKS
- a CDS encoding glutamyl-tRNA reductase — protein: MQVGIIGINHKSSSLALREKLARLFQAEFGPKDGVLLSTCNRTELYFSGGPLAERHSAILDRLKGVGLHALYSYFGPDCFNHLSRVISGIDSAIFGESDIQRQVKLAYENARQKEKLSHELHYLFQKGLKIGKEMRSSFLLSKKGALLPHAIHSIVEWQGRTLENSRCLFVGNSSINRKLISYFHYKGARDLTLCTRTEGNVFHVVTTGWEVLERWDDFDVVVCGTYHDGYVLEKKEGAKETLLFDLSVPRNIDPALANHPRLKLYNIDQIGVMAQKNRGEKEIALCETVIEKAVARQMQLFKKRKQAKWFYAVSC
- a CDS encoding regulatory protein RecX; this translates as MEIKVVDNKRFSEITLGDEVVKEVHRRLYKNHLREILRASSKKELSDLLLKIDIKLARGLVYKWLSLKGYMRSELTKKLKTYKIDSEAIKAILDECEERGYINDKKEGRLFIERQKKRGFGPQMIAFKLSQKSPDLKEMVQVSDDEQSVAIQNWIEKKTRSADLHDIKVKQRLYRFLRGKGFDDPLIRKHLFVD
- a CDS encoding RluA family pseudouridine synthase, producing MMKNLVVKDLNSQSAMGEEERESGEAAAAHRPQKLLCIEVKEKKRLDKLLAEHFPTHSRSYFQQLIEKGAVKRNGQAVKKREVPSVGDTIQVEFLKPAEIELQKEAIPLEILYEDEAILCINKPPGMVVHPAPGHHSGTFVNALLHHCDITSSEDLRPGIVHRLDKETSGILLAAKTPEAHQKLREAFSSREVEKEYLAITLGKPGCEVIDASIGRHPTKRKEMAISEKGRHATTLLEVLEGEGEFALVRARPITGRTHQIRVHLKHLGTPVMGDKVYGPEKLSRKLGVTRHLLHAHRLTFSHPLTGEKMVIKAPLPEDFKKSRLISSLDVE
- a CDS encoding KH domain-containing protein, with protein sequence MKEFVEYIVKNLVDNPDKVKINEIGGTHTLIIELSVEKADIGKIIGKKGKTINAIRTLLMSVASRNGIRVNLEILEEGGEKVSEEG